One stretch of Bernardetia sp. DNA includes these proteins:
- a CDS encoding DUF4365 domain-containing protein: protein MLRFNYKERSGVLKAGMIFTEDIQWVYRDQPLVDVGIDALIEEAINGNPTGKFLAAQIKSGKGNVHEKEDSFTYYISRVHQGYWLNLAIPIVIILYVQEDNLVYWEIINNKTITKTSSKWKIEIPKTKVLGKHSITELSKIIQSDIQNDFLSQYINNEVSKEEIERISNASENLNILTEIILQITKVMNNMKKVLVINTNRMKYYTSKKLSNKNREVKNSMADVSQIMNKSSREINTLINNFSNKFADTFIDFEKVIIIYLYETKDYTSLENVYDSINKLDDTIRISTKTLIALRRQVSAFPTEYPNLANARGRTIDSCNSMIEEFKVSSKMSNKLSQWLYEKIY, encoded by the coding sequence ATGCTAAGGTTTAATTACAAGGAGAGGTCAGGAGTATTAAAGGCAGGTATGATATTTACTGAAGATATACAGTGGGTTTACAGAGACCAGCCTTTAGTGGATGTAGGAATAGATGCTTTAATTGAAGAAGCTATAAACGGAAACCCTACTGGTAAATTTCTTGCTGCTCAAATTAAGAGTGGAAAAGGTAATGTTCATGAAAAAGAAGATAGCTTTACCTATTATATAAGTCGTGTTCATCAAGGTTATTGGCTAAATCTAGCTATTCCAATAGTTATTATTCTCTATGTTCAAGAAGACAATTTAGTTTATTGGGAAATTATCAATAATAAAACTATAACTAAAACAAGTAGTAAGTGGAAAATTGAAATACCTAAAACTAAAGTCTTAGGTAAACATTCTATAACTGAATTAAGTAAAATTATACAAAGTGATATACAGAATGATTTTTTATCTCAATATATAAATAATGAAGTTTCTAAAGAAGAAATAGAGAGAATATCAAATGCAAGCGAAAATCTAAATATTCTCACTGAGATAATACTACAGATAACTAAAGTTATGAATAACATGAAAAAAGTCCTTGTTATAAATACGAATAGAATGAAATATTATACATCTAAAAAGTTATCTAACAAAAACAGAGAAGTCAAAAATTCTATGGCTGATGTATCACAAATAATGAACAAAAGCTCAAGGGAAATCAATACATTGATTAATAATTTTAGTAATAAATTTGCAGATACATTCATTGATTTTGAAAAAGTTATAATTATCTATCTATATGAGACTAAAGATTATACAAGTCTAGAAAACGTATATGACAGTATAAATAAATTAGATGATACAATAAGAATTTCTACCAAAACTTTGATAGCATTAAGAAGACAAGTATCAGCTTTCCCTACTGAATACCCAAATCTTGCAAATGCAAGAGGAAGAACAATAGACTCTTGTAATTCAATGATTGAAGAATTCAAAGTATCAAGTAAAATGTCAAACAAGCTATCTCAATGGTTATACGAAAAAATTTACTAA
- the mfd gene encoding transcription-repair coupling factor codes for MNQPETQEQTEILKLSPKDFIKKYQKDGVLLTLSSKLEQEKKQSESVRFHLKGLQGSQDAVVLAAIYKNTPAISHFVVMDDAEEAAYFYNDIQHLLGETLSSSTPKVLFFPTSYKKPYKFEKIDNANVLQRSEILTRLNNHHSEENGLIIVTYPSALTEKVINKQTLAANTFVVKVGEIVETDFVIEILNEYGFVREEYVYEAGQYSVRGGIIDVFSYSNEYPFRIEFFGNEVESIRTFNPTDQLSIEKVNRAVVVPNVTEKVEKQTRENFLEFVPKRTRLWLKDYALTVDVVEKYFERATEDFDTILQVSNYTQIISDPEELFITKKEFKNQIEKFIQLEFGRKFRRVTEKTKDNHTVFEFDAKPQPTFHKNLQNLVFDIEGYNQKGYQCIIAADLPKQIDRMHTIFEEKGVGVQFYGLNIGLRGGFIDNNLNIVCYTDHQIFERYHRYSTQERFTKSKALTLKELNTLQAGDFVTHIDYGIGRFAGLEKLDVNGNEQEAVRLIYRDNDVLYVSVHSLHKISKHSSQESGSLSLSKLGSQEWSNKKKKVKKQLKDIGTELIKLYAKRQNVQGFAFPKDNYMQAEVESSFFYQDTPDQATATQDVKEDMEKPVPMDRLICGDVGFGKTEIAVRAAFKAVSNGKQVAVLVPTTVLAAQHYRTFNERLGNFGVNVDYINRFRTAKEVREILQKLSEGKIDILVGTHKIVGQKVKFKDLGLFIVDEEQKFGVKTKDRIKEMRVNVDCLTLTATPIPRTLQFSLLGARDLSVMHTPPPNRQPVTTEVHNFNEALVRDAISYELRRGGQVFFVHNRVIDIYEVAGILTRLVPDAKVVVGHGQMKSDQLEKTMMNFINGDADILVSTNIIESGLDIPNANTIIINNSHLIGLSDLHQMRGRVGRSNKKAFCYLLIPSAATLPADSRKRLKALEEFNELGDGFKIAMRDLDIRGAGNLLGAEQSGFINDLGLDAYHKLLEEAVAELKEEEFKELFQNPNVASKPRELNITCSIETDLEILIPESYISNISERLQLYIQADSLKNEEQLEKFKESVKDRFGTPPDDFDNLLQAVRLRWLAEKIGFEKLIIKNEKIRGYFVADRPDYYQSDVFGKVLQYVQTRPKRCKLKDSKNRVIFIMEQVKTLEGVMNVFKGILE; via the coding sequence ATGAACCAGCCAGAAACGCAAGAACAAACCGAAATACTCAAGCTCTCTCCAAAAGATTTTATCAAGAAATACCAAAAAGACGGAGTTCTTCTAACACTTTCCTCTAAGTTAGAACAAGAAAAAAAGCAATCAGAATCGGTGCGTTTTCATCTGAAAGGCTTACAAGGAAGTCAGGATGCTGTGGTGCTGGCTGCGATTTATAAAAACACACCTGCTATTTCTCATTTTGTTGTGATGGATGATGCCGAAGAGGCTGCCTATTTTTACAATGATATTCAACACCTTTTGGGAGAAACGCTTTCTAGTTCAACTCCAAAAGTTTTATTTTTTCCAACTTCCTATAAAAAGCCTTATAAATTTGAGAAAATAGACAATGCTAACGTTTTGCAGCGTTCGGAGATTCTGACAAGGCTTAATAATCATCATTCAGAAGAGAACGGACTTATCATTGTTACTTATCCTTCTGCACTCACAGAAAAAGTTATCAACAAACAAACTCTTGCAGCCAATACGTTTGTAGTAAAAGTAGGTGAGATTGTAGAGACAGATTTTGTAATAGAAATTTTGAACGAATACGGCTTTGTTAGAGAAGAATACGTCTATGAAGCTGGACAGTATTCTGTCAGAGGAGGAATTATTGATGTATTTTCGTATTCGAATGAATATCCTTTCAGAATAGAGTTTTTTGGAAATGAAGTAGAAAGTATCCGAACCTTTAATCCGACTGACCAACTTTCCATCGAAAAAGTAAATCGTGCTGTAGTTGTACCGAATGTAACTGAGAAAGTAGAGAAACAGACACGAGAAAACTTCTTAGAGTTTGTTCCGAAAAGAACACGTCTTTGGCTGAAAGATTATGCCCTTACAGTGGATGTAGTGGAGAAATATTTTGAAAGAGCAACAGAAGATTTTGATACCATTCTGCAAGTTTCGAATTATACACAAATCATTTCCGACCCAGAAGAACTGTTCATTACCAAAAAGGAATTTAAAAATCAGATAGAAAAATTTATTCAGTTAGAATTTGGTAGAAAATTCAGAAGAGTTACAGAAAAAACAAAAGACAACCATACTGTTTTTGAATTTGATGCCAAGCCACAACCAACATTCCACAAAAATCTTCAAAATTTAGTTTTTGACATTGAAGGCTACAACCAAAAAGGTTATCAGTGCATTATTGCTGCCGATTTGCCCAAGCAGATTGATAGAATGCACACCATTTTTGAGGAGAAAGGCGTAGGCGTACAGTTTTATGGATTAAACATCGGTTTGCGTGGTGGTTTTATTGATAATAATTTGAATATTGTTTGCTACACCGACCATCAAATTTTTGAGCGTTACCACAGATATAGCACTCAAGAACGCTTTACCAAATCAAAAGCACTTACTTTAAAAGAACTCAACACTTTGCAAGCAGGAGATTTTGTTACGCATATCGATTATGGAATTGGGCGTTTTGCAGGACTGGAAAAACTAGATGTAAATGGAAATGAGCAGGAAGCTGTTAGATTAATTTACAGAGACAACGATGTTTTGTATGTCAGTGTGCATTCGCTACATAAGATTTCGAAGCACTCTAGTCAAGAATCTGGTTCGCTTTCTCTTAGTAAACTCGGTTCGCAAGAATGGAGCAACAAGAAAAAGAAAGTCAAAAAACAGCTAAAAGACATAGGTACGGAACTGATAAAACTCTACGCCAAACGCCAAAATGTGCAGGGTTTTGCCTTTCCAAAGGACAATTATATGCAAGCCGAAGTCGAATCTTCATTTTTTTATCAAGACACGCCAGACCAAGCCACAGCCACGCAAGACGTAAAAGAAGACATGGAAAAACCTGTTCCGATGGATAGGCTGATATGTGGAGATGTCGGTTTTGGTAAGACAGAAATTGCCGTTCGTGCAGCATTTAAAGCCGTTTCGAATGGAAAACAAGTTGCCGTTTTAGTACCTACGACGGTTTTGGCAGCGCAGCATTACCGAACCTTTAATGAACGCTTAGGGAATTTTGGTGTCAATGTAGATTATATCAATCGTTTCAGAACAGCAAAAGAAGTTAGAGAAATTTTACAAAAACTCTCTGAAGGAAAAATCGATATTTTGGTAGGAACGCATAAAATTGTGGGGCAGAAAGTGAAGTTTAAAGATTTGGGACTTTTCATTGTCGATGAAGAACAGAAATTTGGTGTCAAGACCAAAGACCGAATCAAAGAAATGCGTGTCAATGTAGATTGTCTTACCCTTACGGCAACACCTATTCCAAGAACGTTGCAATTCTCACTTTTGGGAGCAAGAGATTTGTCTGTGATGCACACGCCACCACCCAACCGTCAGCCTGTAACAACGGAAGTTCACAACTTTAATGAAGCCTTAGTTAGAGATGCGATTAGTTATGAGCTACGACGAGGAGGACAAGTATTTTTTGTACACAACCGAGTGATTGATATTTATGAGGTTGCGGGGATTTTGACACGACTTGTACCTGATGCAAAAGTAGTGGTCGGACACGGACAGATGAAAAGCGACCAACTAGAAAAAACGATGATGAATTTCATCAATGGTGATGCTGATATTTTGGTTTCGACAAATATCATTGAATCTGGACTAGATATTCCGAACGCCAACACCATTATCATCAACAATTCTCATTTGATTGGACTTTCTGACCTTCACCAAATGCGTGGACGTGTGGGACGTTCCAACAAAAAAGCCTTTTGTTATTTGCTCATTCCTTCGGCTGCCACGCTTCCTGCCGATTCAAGAAAACGCCTTAAAGCCTTAGAAGAGTTTAACGAACTGGGCGATGGTTTCAAGATTGCGATGCGTGATTTGGATATTCGTGGAGCAGGAAATCTTTTGGGAGCAGAACAAAGTGGTTTTATCAATGATTTGGGATTAGATGCCTATCACAAACTTTTGGAAGAAGCTGTTGCCGAACTCAAAGAAGAAGAATTTAAGGAGCTTTTTCAAAATCCAAATGTTGCTTCTAAGCCTAGAGAACTCAATATTACCTGTTCGATAGAAACCGATTTAGAAATTCTGATACCAGAAAGTTATATTTCCAATATTTCCGAACGCCTCCAACTCTACATTCAAGCTGATAGCCTAAAAAATGAAGAGCAACTAGAAAAATTCAAAGAAAGCGTAAAAGACCGTTTCGGAACACCTCCAGACGACTTTGACAACCTCCTACAAGCTGTTCGTTTGCGTTGGCTTGCCGAAAAAATAGGCTTTGAAAAACTGATTATCAAAAACGAAAAAATACGTGGTTATTTTGTAGCCGACAGACCAGATTATTACCAGTCTGATGTATTTGGAAAGGTCTTGCAATACGTTCAGACACGCCCCAAACGCTGCAAACTCAAAGACAGCAAAAACCGTGTTATCTTTATTATGGAACAAGTCAAAACCCTTGAAGGTGTGATGAATGTTTTTAAGGGGATTTTGGAGTAG